From a region of the Candidatus Brocadia sp. genome:
- a CDS encoding alpha/beta hydrolase — protein sequence MLNTLSENDWSKIDRFASRIDQEHNLHEKAFFFQHEGKRLFGILHRPLNISDGQRKIGIVMCQPYLVEPLITQRLEIDIARSLAQNGFSVFRFHYRGCGDSEGDFKDTTLSSQISDTAMAIKVFTEQEDLDSIGLLGIRLGGTVALMAAEVEKRIEFVVLCEPIIEPKSCFLDLFRTAKFSAVVRQEKIISTEQMIQHLMTHGMVTVLGYPLYKEIFVETASFNLMQSAKYFSGKTLLIQVSGLSIKVTKAFRDLGNQIQKNGGSCDITLIHERRLAWNFILHPPFRSEKIVQTILQWCKKLIVCPANKVII from the coding sequence ATGTTGAATACATTATCAGAAAATGATTGGTCAAAAATAGACCGTTTTGCAAGCCGGATTGATCAAGAGCACAATCTACATGAAAAGGCCTTTTTCTTCCAGCATGAAGGAAAGAGACTTTTTGGAATTCTTCATCGACCTTTAAATATATCTGATGGTCAAAGAAAGATTGGAATTGTAATGTGCCAGCCCTATCTGGTAGAACCTTTGATTACTCAGAGACTGGAAATCGATATAGCCAGGAGTCTGGCCCAAAATGGTTTTTCGGTGTTTCGTTTTCATTACCGGGGATGTGGTGATAGTGAAGGAGATTTTAAAGACACAACGCTTTCCTCTCAGATTTCAGATACCGCAATGGCCATAAAGGTCTTTACAGAACAGGAAGATTTAGATTCGATAGGTCTTTTGGGAATAAGACTTGGGGGTACGGTGGCCCTTATGGCGGCCGAGGTTGAAAAGCGAATCGAGTTTGTGGTGCTTTGTGAACCGATAATAGAACCCAAAAGTTGTTTTCTCGATCTTTTCCGTACGGCCAAGTTTTCTGCTGTAGTAAGACAAGAAAAAATAATTTCTACGGAGCAAATGATTCAACATTTAATGACTCACGGAATGGTAACTGTTCTTGGTTATCCTCTTTACAAAGAAATATTTGTTGAAACGGCATCTTTTAATTTGATGCAGAGTGCAAAATATTTTTCAGGGAAAACCCTTTTGATTCAAGTATCAGGGCTTTCCATAAAAGTTACAAAGGCATTTCGAGATCTTGGTAACCAGATTCAAAAAAACGGCGGAAGTTGTGACATTACACTAATACATGAACGAAGACTTGCCTGGAATTTCATATTGCATCCTCCTTTCCGTTCAGAAAAGATTGTACAAACTATTTTACAATGGTGTAAAAAACTTATTGTTTGTCCTGCAAATAAGGTCATAATATAA
- a CDS encoding polysaccharide deacetylase family protein, with product MIKTTAKNLIYRVNHWKNKLTDQKNKLLILLYHRVLPEVRFNSRNTVITEKTFIRQIDILRKRYPIISLTDAINQCHTGQAKAKVQVVLTFDDGYWDNYEVAFPILRERGLPATFFLTTDYVGKNEPVWDWEVFTLVMRDCTDTHSIEIENKLLEQRMHEPRLSFAVRVIDSMKSITVDKIQEVTGFLRKHSTNKLTDIRQDCGISWEQAKRMSVCGMEIGAHGVTHRSLSRLPLEEAKQEIDRSKSIIENQIGKPCVHFAFPFGGHNDCAYGLIDHFKKTGFQSCLLNIRGYNHVKQDSFYFKRIVTNEWSSLDHLLG from the coding sequence TTGATAAAAACTACAGCAAAAAATCTTATTTATAGAGTAAACCACTGGAAAAATAAACTTACTGATCAAAAAAACAAACTTTTAATTTTGTTATATCATCGTGTGCTGCCAGAAGTACGATTTAATTCTAGGAATACCGTGATAACCGAAAAAACGTTTATTAGACAGATCGATATATTAAGGAAAAGGTATCCGATAATTTCATTAACCGATGCAATAAACCAATGTCACACAGGACAGGCAAAAGCAAAGGTTCAAGTTGTACTAACATTTGATGATGGATATTGGGATAATTATGAGGTGGCGTTTCCCATTTTAAGAGAAAGGGGATTGCCCGCCACATTTTTTCTGACTACAGATTATGTTGGCAAGAATGAACCTGTGTGGGATTGGGAAGTTTTCACCCTAGTGATGAGGGACTGTACCGATACTCATAGCATTGAAATAGAGAATAAATTACTTGAACAAAGAATGCATGAACCGAGATTATCTTTTGCCGTACGTGTCATTGATAGTATGAAATCAATAACCGTTGATAAAATACAGGAAGTCACAGGGTTTTTGAGAAAGCATTCAACAAATAAATTAACAGATATCAGACAAGATTGTGGTATTTCTTGGGAACAGGCAAAGCGAATGAGTGTGTGCGGTATGGAAATCGGCGCTCACGGTGTCACTCATCGCTCTTTGTCAAGATTGCCTCTTGAAGAAGCGAAGCAAGAAATAGACCGGAGTAAATCGATTATTGAAAACCAGATTGGGAAACCCTGTGTCCATTTTGCATTTCCTTTTGGTGGTCATAACGATTGTGCGTATGGATTGATCGACCATTTTAAAAAAACAGGATTTCAATCCTGTTTACTGAATATTCGCGGATACAATCATGTGAAGCAAGACAGTTTTTACTTTAAAAGAATCGTAACGAACGAATGGTCAAGTCTGGACCATTTACTTGGATAG
- a CDS encoding glycosyltransferase family 2 protein yields MNKPTAPISVVIPCFRCAQTIQRSVDSVAAQTHLPKEVMLVDDASDDDTLNVIMKLQNRYDKNWIRVVKLEHNGGPSVARNTGWEVATQPFIAFLDADDAWHPRKLEIQFGWMLAHPHVAMTVHNCTVVLSGMPDLTLPDTWRATPVIPYRFLLFSGRDGFSTPSIIMRRNLPYRFEPMKRHSEDYLFKLQIVLDGNETWRLELPLVFLYKARYGERGQTADLWKMEKGNLDTYWRLQAERRISWVLTIVLCAFSLLKYLRRVIVVYRRKCKRNAYKVV; encoded by the coding sequence ATGAATAAGCCCACCGCACCGATCAGTGTTGTGATCCCTTGCTTTCGCTGTGCCCAAACCATTCAGAGATCAGTGGATTCGGTCGCAGCACAGACACATCTGCCCAAAGAAGTTATGCTTGTAGATGATGCGAGTGACGATGACACGCTGAATGTTATAATGAAATTACAGAATCGTTATGATAAAAATTGGATTCGTGTGGTTAAGTTAGAACATAACGGTGGGCCATCGGTGGCCCGTAATACAGGTTGGGAGGTTGCCACTCAACCTTTTATTGCCTTTTTGGATGCAGATGATGCCTGGCACCCACGCAAATTAGAAATTCAGTTTGGCTGGATGCTGGCACACCCTCATGTGGCCATGACGGTACACAATTGTACTGTGGTGCTCTCCGGGATGCCTGATCTTACATTGCCAGACACTTGGCGTGCAACACCGGTAATCCCTTATCGTTTTTTGCTATTTAGCGGTCGCGATGGTTTTTCGACACCTTCCATTATAATGCGACGTAATTTGCCTTACCGTTTCGAACCAATGAAGCGACATTCAGAGGACTATCTCTTTAAACTCCAAATTGTATTGGATGGAAATGAAACCTGGCGTTTGGAACTTCCCCTTGTATTTCTTTACAAGGCTCGATATGGTGAAAGGGGGCAAACTGCTGATTTGTGGAAGATGGAAAAGGGAAATTTGGATACCTATTGGCGGTTACAGGCTGAAAGACGCATAAGTTGGGTTCTAACGATAGTCTTATGCGCGTTTTCTTTGTTGAAATATCTTCGTCGCGTAATTGTGGTGTATAGAAGGAAGTGTAAACGCAACGCTTATAAGGTTGTTTAG
- a CDS encoding sulfotransferase: protein MINTLDRDAPLFIVGCSRSGTTLMRLILNTHSKICIPEETRYIPIIGANLHKYGDLSEDNNLFTLIQDINKQLERIVYGWKRLPVIEEVVKRLKKRTFQDIVMHVNTYFNTKSTIEIWGDKTPLYVNSILFIGKLFPRSKFINMVRDGRDVAVSTLRAKLGGTNLTDISLEWNECILNGMLAEKYFGPKRVKTIRYEDLASDPKTVLLMICDFLNINYEESMTQYYATSDAQALSKVKHHSNVIKPISSDSVGGYKKVLKQDQRKTLELYMWNTLKTYGYDLEFDFLPPPPKHYRYLSLFHSCVKLLLRGAPKKLVRRSWFFRKRVAK from the coding sequence ATGATAAATACGCTTGACAGGGATGCGCCCCTGTTTATTGTCGGGTGCTCTCGCTCTGGTACTACGCTTATGCGCCTCATTTTAAACACACACTCTAAAATATGTATTCCGGAAGAAACGAGATATATACCAATCATTGGTGCAAACTTACATAAGTATGGTGATCTTTCAGAAGATAACAATTTATTTACTTTGATACAGGATATAAATAAACAGTTAGAACGAATTGTATATGGGTGGAAAAGACTACCGGTCATCGAAGAAGTAGTAAAAAGGTTAAAGAAACGGACATTTCAAGACATAGTTATGCATGTTAATACATATTTTAATACGAAAAGTACCATTGAAATATGGGGCGATAAAACCCCGCTCTATGTGAATTCCATACTGTTCATTGGAAAGCTATTCCCTAGGTCTAAATTCATAAATATGGTACGTGACGGGCGTGACGTAGCTGTTTCAACGTTGAGGGCGAAATTGGGTGGAACGAATCTTACTGATATCTCTCTGGAATGGAATGAGTGTATATTAAATGGGATGCTTGCAGAGAAGTATTTCGGACCCAAAAGGGTTAAAACCATTCGATACGAAGATTTAGCCTCTGATCCAAAAACAGTTTTACTAATGATTTGTGATTTTTTAAACATTAATTACGAAGAATCAATGACCCAATATTATGCAACTTCAGATGCACAAGCACTTTCCAAGGTAAAACATCATAGTAATGTTATAAAACCAATTTCATCAGATTCAGTTGGTGGATATAAGAAAGTTTTAAAACAAGATCAGCGTAAAACATTAGAGTTGTATATGTGGAACACGCTGAAGACATATGGGTACGATTTAGAGTTTGACTTCCTGCCGCCTCCACCTAAACATTATCGCTATTTATCGCTATTTCATAGTTGTGTAAAGTTATTGCTTCGGGGTGCTCCAAAGAAATTGGTACGTAGATCTTGGTTCTTTCGTAAAAGAGTTGCTAAGTGA
- a CDS encoding sulfotransferase, with protein METMESDNRVNALDCNAPLFVVGCYRSGTSLLRLILNAHSKIYIGGETGYIPIFGAQLNAFGDLSIDSNLFTLLHEINKYLKRRVHGWEKLPSAEVIIKRLKKRTFQDIVMNINAYFNTKSTVEIWGDKTPLYVNSIIFLGKLFPISKFINIVRDGRDVAVSALRAKLGGTNLADISLEWNECVLNGMLAERYFGPDRVMTVRYEDLVSDPKKTLLTICNYLKINYEESMLQYYASSDAQTASNIKHHGNVAKPIFSDSVGGYKKTLKQDQRKALELYMWNTLMTYGYDLEFDFMPPPPRYRRYLALLHSWVNLILRSTLLKFTRRIWAPHKKIEANNVLREK; from the coding sequence ATGGAAACCATGGAATCTGATAATAGGGTAAATGCACTTGATTGTAATGCACCTCTTTTTGTTGTGGGGTGCTATCGCTCAGGTACGTCGCTTTTACGTCTTATTTTAAACGCACATTCTAAGATATACATAGGGGGAGAAACAGGATATATACCAATCTTTGGTGCACAATTGAATGCATTCGGTGATCTTTCAATAGATAGCAATTTATTTACATTGTTACATGAAATAAACAAATATTTAAAGCGAAGAGTGCATGGATGGGAAAAATTACCATCTGCTGAAGTGATAATAAAAAGATTAAAGAAACGGACATTTCAAGATATAGTTATGAATATTAATGCCTATTTTAACACGAAAAGCACCGTTGAGATATGGGGCGACAAAACTCCGCTCTATGTGAATTCTATCATATTCCTTGGAAAACTATTCCCTATATCTAAGTTCATAAATATAGTACGTGATGGGCGTGATGTGGCAGTTTCAGCGCTAAGGGCGAAATTGGGAGGAACGAATCTTGCTGATATCTCTCTGGAATGGAATGAGTGTGTATTAAATGGAATGCTTGCAGAAAGGTATTTTGGACCTGATAGGGTTATGACCGTTCGATATGAAGATTTAGTCTCTGATCCAAAAAAGACTCTCTTAACAATTTGTAATTATTTAAAAATAAATTATGAAGAATCGATGTTGCAATATTATGCTAGTTCAGATGCACAAACGGCCTCTAATATAAAGCATCACGGTAATGTGGCAAAGCCAATTTTTTCTGATTCAGTTGGTGGATATAAGAAGACTTTAAAACAGGATCAGCGGAAAGCGTTAGAATTGTATATGTGGAACACGCTGATGACATATGGGTATGATCTGGAATTTGATTTCATGCCACCCCCACCTAGGTATCGTCGTTATTTAGCGCTACTTCATAGTTGGGTAAATTTAATTCTTCGGAGTACTTTATTGAAATTTACACGGAGAATTTGGGCACCTCATAAAAAAATTGAGGCTAATAATGTACTAAGAGAGAAATGA
- the asnB gene encoding asparagine synthase (glutamine-hydrolyzing) has product MCGILGIVGSIANSIEDNHILNALDSIRHRGPDDSGIWRDKDAIFGHTRLSIIDLSEMAHQPMLSENKGHILVYNGEVYNFLELREELSKKGIHFKSSGDTEVVLAALIHWGEKALNKFNGMFAIAWYDCQTKELVLARDRFGVKPLFYEETKGGVVFSSEIKAIKKLYSNQTIDLDSVSVYFTIGYNYAPRTIWKNICKLPGGYFLKWKNGKSELRKWYEPNQMVEKIKDWKTGKLLLRRELEDAVKIRLLSDVPVGAFLSGGIDSSIVVGLMSQFSKRSVKTFTVAYNDFVNYNDDSKYARLISRRFKTDHTEIMVTPEKVKSFLPNILDSLDEPFADAAYIPTYIMCKEVKKYVTVALSGDGADEVFAGYSKYLGEYYMKKWWVKIAHPFLKNLSNILPASYRNPFTQYNRRIKRFLSGIETNPVFRHLKWMSLSTGANLNDVINNITQVSTNIIRSDIEKLFQEVQEDDILNKILHTDQSILLEGDMLPKIDFASMQNSLEVRSPFLDFRIIELVNSMPGNFKLRNGKKKAILLEVCSDLLPKKILIRRKQGFNIPIGEWFRNEYKDMFWDIITTAHNKGGLNIKPIDIIYKEHLTEKFDNSRVLWLIFVWSWWWSKHF; this is encoded by the coding sequence ATGTGCGGGATATTAGGAATAGTCGGTTCAATAGCCAACAGTATAGAAGATAATCATATTCTAAATGCATTAGATTCAATAAGACACAGAGGCCCTGATGATAGTGGGATATGGAGAGATAAAGATGCTATTTTTGGGCATACACGTTTATCGATAATAGACTTATCAGAAATGGCTCATCAACCGATGTTATCTGAAAACAAAGGACACATATTGGTCTACAATGGAGAAGTATACAATTTTTTAGAACTACGGGAAGAGCTATCAAAAAAGGGTATTCATTTTAAATCTTCTGGAGACACTGAAGTGGTTTTGGCAGCCTTGATACATTGGGGTGAAAAGGCTTTGAATAAATTTAATGGGATGTTTGCCATAGCATGGTATGATTGCCAGACAAAGGAATTAGTTTTAGCAAGAGACAGATTTGGAGTGAAACCCTTATTTTATGAAGAAACAAAGGGAGGTGTTGTTTTTTCTTCAGAAATTAAGGCTATTAAGAAATTATATTCAAATCAAACCATAGATCTTGATAGTGTGAGTGTATATTTTACAATCGGATATAATTATGCCCCTCGTACTATTTGGAAAAATATTTGTAAACTTCCCGGTGGATATTTTTTAAAATGGAAAAATGGAAAAAGTGAATTAAGAAAATGGTATGAGCCGAACCAAATGGTTGAAAAAATTAAAGATTGGAAAACTGGTAAGCTATTGCTTAGAAGAGAACTCGAAGATGCGGTAAAAATTCGCTTGTTATCGGATGTTCCTGTGGGGGCATTCTTGAGTGGTGGAATCGATTCTTCAATAGTAGTAGGGCTTATGAGTCAGTTTTCTAAGAGAAGTGTTAAAACCTTTACTGTCGCATACAATGATTTTGTAAATTATAATGATGACTCAAAATATGCTCGCCTTATATCAAGGAGATTCAAAACAGATCATACTGAAATCATGGTTACTCCTGAGAAAGTAAAAAGTTTTTTGCCGAATATCTTAGATTCCCTAGACGAGCCTTTCGCTGACGCAGCCTATATTCCAACGTATATTATGTGTAAAGAAGTAAAAAAATATGTTACCGTTGCGCTTTCTGGCGATGGAGCTGACGAGGTTTTTGCAGGATATAGCAAATATTTGGGCGAGTATTACATGAAGAAATGGTGGGTAAAAATAGCACATCCCTTTCTGAAAAACTTGTCAAATATCCTACCTGCATCTTATCGTAACCCGTTTACGCAGTATAATCGTAGGATAAAACGCTTCTTATCAGGAATTGAGACAAATCCGGTATTTAGACACTTGAAATGGATGAGTTTAAGTACCGGTGCCAATTTGAATGACGTTATTAATAATATCACACAGGTGTCAACAAATATTATCAGGTCGGATATTGAAAAGCTTTTTCAAGAAGTACAAGAAGACGACATATTAAATAAGATCCTGCACACAGATCAGTCGATTCTCCTCGAGGGTGACATGCTTCCCAAGATAGATTTTGCAAGTATGCAAAATAGTTTAGAAGTTCGCTCCCCATTTTTAGATTTTAGGATTATAGAATTAGTTAATTCGATGCCAGGGAATTTCAAACTAAGAAATGGTAAAAAAAAGGCAATTTTATTAGAGGTATGCAGTGATTTATTGCCCAAAAAAATTCTTATTCGACGAAAACAAGGTTTTAACATTCCCATAGGAGAATGGTTTAGAAACGAGTATAAAGATATGTTTTGGGACATAATTACTACCGCTCATAATAAAGGCGGTTTAAATATTAAGCCTATTGATATTATATATAAAGAACATTTAACTGAAAAATTTGATAATAGTAGGGTATTGTGGCTGATTTTTGTATGGTCTTGGTGGTGGAGTAAACATTTTTAG
- a CDS encoding alpha/beta fold hydrolase, whose protein sequence is MSHIYSTKNPGSQCTEKPVFIQTRNYDIFGILHIPDTSSSRDKVVVILLTGASIPRTHRNRMWVILARQLAESGFFSFRFDYRGLGESTGLFEDVSIDKVLSQDLLHIINFLTNLINPGKIILVGECFGARTALSMVNLIKFHGLVFLAAPTINNAERVTHQAGRKDITHYINKLKWQRWGTFLNTERIKRNFIFFIKRIHNKWAGINTNLLISESFSNQLSTLVKKGIPSLMIYGTRDEFYENMKLFLQKIDPEKRKNVEFYEIQGEKAHGLVVDVLVQETVIAKILKWIVSRYLIMN, encoded by the coding sequence GTGTCTCATATTTATTCAACAAAAAATCCTGGATCTCAATGTACGGAAAAGCCAGTTTTTATTCAAACCAGGAATTATGATATATTTGGTATTTTACATATACCTGATACATCTTCATCACGTGACAAAGTAGTTGTTATTTTATTAACCGGGGCGTCAATACCGAGAACCCATCGAAACCGAATGTGGGTAATATTGGCGCGCCAATTAGCCGAATCAGGATTCTTTTCTTTTCGCTTTGACTATAGGGGACTCGGTGAAAGCACAGGGCTTTTTGAAGATGTAAGTATTGACAAGGTGCTCAGTCAAGATTTACTGCACATTATAAATTTCTTGACGAATCTTATTAACCCAGGCAAGATTATACTCGTAGGCGAATGTTTTGGCGCACGAACGGCTTTAAGTATGGTAAATTTAATAAAATTTCATGGCTTAGTCTTTCTTGCTGCTCCAACGATAAATAATGCTGAAAGGGTAACTCATCAAGCGGGCAGAAAGGATATTACACATTACATTAATAAACTGAAATGGCAAAGGTGGGGAACTTTTTTGAATACCGAAAGAATAAAAAGGAATTTTATTTTTTTCATCAAGAGGATTCATAATAAATGGGCGGGGATTAACACCAATTTACTTATCAGTGAAAGCTTTTCAAATCAACTTTCCACCCTTGTGAAAAAAGGGATACCGTCTTTAATGATTTATGGCACCAGGGACGAATTCTATGAAAATATGAAGTTATTTCTGCAAAAAATAGACCCTGAGAAACGCAAGAATGTTGAATTTTATGAGATACAAGGGGAAAAGGCGCATGGTCTTGTTGTAGATGTCCTGGTACAGGAAACCGTTATTGCAAAAATTTTAAAATGGATTGTTTCAAGATATTTGATAATGAATTAA
- a CDS encoding sulfotransferase domain-containing protein: protein MQLKVVGVGPQKTGTTWLDRCLREHPQLCFPQGTKETFFFDERFDKGWSWYWTHFRYCMNSQFCAEIGPTYFDVPEAAARLYRHNQNCRIIITLRDPASRSFSLYLHYKLYGELRCEFHEAIMHMPRIIESSRYRMHLGRWLEIFGKEHVLIILQDDIAAFPGQVLKQVYNFIGIDDVPLPVLAEEHVNIASYTVFPSLSRFCNSMANFLRGRRLHSPVNFFKNLGLKRIYTSTSGVLPKLEPDIRRNLIEEFEPDIAYVEKLLGRPLTGWRRVN from the coding sequence ATGCAACTAAAAGTTGTCGGTGTGGGGCCACAAAAAACAGGCACAACGTGGCTTGATAGGTGCTTGCGAGAACATCCACAACTCTGCTTTCCACAAGGTACAAAAGAAACTTTTTTCTTTGACGAACGATTCGATAAAGGTTGGTCGTGGTATTGGACACACTTTCGATATTGTATGAATAGTCAATTTTGCGCTGAGATAGGTCCTACTTATTTTGATGTACCAGAAGCAGCAGCAAGGCTTTATCGACATAATCAAAACTGCCGCATCATTATTACTCTTCGAGATCCAGCATCTCGCAGCTTTTCTTTATATTTACATTATAAATTATACGGTGAATTAAGATGTGAGTTTCATGAAGCCATTATGCATATGCCAAGGATTATCGAATCCAGCCGCTATCGCATGCACTTGGGCAGATGGTTGGAGATATTTGGGAAAGAACATGTTCTTATTATTTTGCAAGACGATATTGCAGCTTTTCCCGGGCAAGTATTGAAACAGGTATACAATTTTATTGGAATTGATGATGTACCCTTGCCGGTTTTGGCAGAGGAACATGTAAATATTGCTTCGTATACAGTATTCCCATCATTGTCTCGGTTTTGCAATAGTATGGCAAATTTTCTGCGGGGCAGACGTCTACACAGTCCCGTTAATTTTTTTAAAAATCTCGGCTTGAAGCGAATCTATACAAGCACCTCGGGAGTTCTCCCAAAATTAGAGCCTGACATAAGAAGGAATTTGATTGAAGAATTTGAGCCAGACATAGCTTACGTAGAAAAGCTGCTTGGGCGTCCATTGACTGGATGGAGAAGGGTTAACTAG